AGAAGAGCAACGCCCCGGGCCAGGCGGATCCCCCGCTCCCCCGCCACACCGAGGGAAAGCAGATAGGACAGGAGGGAGGCCGCGAAGGCGGCTGGGCCCAGCAGGGCGAGCCCCGGTCGGGCGCCCCCCGCCCCCTCTCCCGCCGCCACTGCCAGGACCCAGAGGACCAGACCCTCGACCGCGAGCAGACTGAGAGAGCAGATGGCGAAGAAGCCTCGCCGGATGGCTGAAAGGGGAATGAGCGTCTGGGCCCAGAGGCCGCCGACCGCAAAGTGGGTCAGCGCGCCCAGGGCGGCCGCCGCAACGCCAGGCACGGGGACCTTTCGGGAGGAACCTGCACGGGGAGCGCCCGGCCCCCAGCGAACGCCGGACGCCGGCGTGCCGAGCCAGATGACGAGCATCACGAGGCCCGAGGGAGGAGCGGGTACCCAGAACGACGTGAGGCGACGTCAGTTGGCCCGGCGCTAGGGGAGCTCCACGAAGACGTCGCTGCCCTGGACCTTGACACGGAAGACCTGGACCTTCGCCGCCGGGTTGGTCTTGGAGACCCCGGTCGTGCAGTCGTACTTCCAGCCGTGCCAGGGGCAGGTGACCACCTGGCCTTCCAGGAATCCCTCCCCCAGGGGGCCACCTTTGTGCAGGCAGGTGTTGTGAATGGCGTGGAACGCGCCCCCCACGTTGAACAGGGCGATGGGCGTGCCATCGGCCTCCACGGTCTTCCCCTCGCCCGGGTTCAAGTCCGCCGTCTGTGCCACCTTCACCAGCTTGCCCATGTCCGCACCTCGCTCGACCCTTCGGATCAAGTGCCCGCCGCCCGCCCGCCCGGCGCAGCCGGTTCGCCCAGGATCACCCGGGTCAAGGCCGGGAGGCCCTCCGCCATCCGGGGACCGTACCAGGAGATCCACTTCCCGTCAATGCAGTACAGCCGGCCGTCCCGGACGGCGGGGATGCCTGGGAAGGCACTGAAGAGCGGAAGGTGCTTGGCGCCGAACCGGAACGGCTCATCGGGGAGGAGGATCACCTCGGGGGCCGCGGCCTCCACTTCCTGCAGCGTGACCCGGGGGTACCGCTCGGGGCGATCCGCCGTAATGTTCTCGCCGCCGCAGGTGACCAGGACATCGTGCACATAGGTATCCCGGTTGCACGCCATCCAGGGATTCTTCCAGATGGGGCAGAAGACCCGCAACGGCGCGCGCCCCGCCCGGAGCCGTCGGACCTGCTCCCGCGCCGCCTCCACCCGGGCGGCCTGGGCTTCCCCGGCGGCGGCGACCCCCAAGAGCTCCCCCAGGGCCCTGAGGAGCGCAATCCCCTCATCCACGCCCCGCGGGTAGATGACGTACACCGGAATGTCGGACTCGGCGAGGGCGTCGACGTCCGGCTTCCGGTTTTCCTCCACGTTCGCGATGACCAGATCGGGCTGGAGCCGACGGATGAGGTCCAGGTCCGGGTTCTTCTCCCCGCCCACCCGGACCTTCCCGGCCACGCCGGCGGGCGGCTCGGTGCAAAATTTCGTCACCCCGACGAGCCGGTCGCCGGCCCCCAGAGAGAAACAGATCTCGGTCACGCTGGGGATCAGGGAGACGACGCGCCGGGGGGGATACGGGACCGGCACCTCGCGGCCCAGCGCGTCTCGGAAGCGGCGCGTCTGCAAGGCTGTCCCGCCGCAGGCCGGGACGCCGCTACGAGGTCTCGAGCAGCCCCGAGCGCGCCGCGGGCCTGGCGCTCGGCACCATGACCGCCTCGACCGCTTTCTGGTA
Above is a genomic segment from Candidatus Methylomirabilis sp. containing:
- a CDS encoding non-heme iron oxygenase ferredoxin subunit, giving the protein MGKLVKVAQTADLNPGEGKTVEADGTPIALFNVGGAFHAIHNTCLHKGGPLGEGFLEGQVVTCPWHGWKYDCTTGVSKTNPAAKVQVFRVKVQGSDVFVELP
- a CDS encoding cobalamin-binding protein; the protein is MQTRRFRDALGREVPVPYPPRRVVSLIPSVTEICFSLGAGDRLVGVTKFCTEPPAGVAGKVRVGGEKNPDLDLIRRLQPDLVIANVEENRKPDVDALAESDIPVYVIYPRGVDEGIALLRALGELLGVAAAGEAQAARVEAAREQVRRLRAGRAPLRVFCPIWKNPWMACNRDTYVHDVLVTCGGENITADRPERYPRVTLQEVEAAAPEVILLPDEPFRFGAKHLPLFSAFPGIPAVRDGRLYCIDGKWISWYGPRMAEGLPALTRVILGEPAAPGGRAAGT